A genomic window from Pirellulales bacterium includes:
- a CDS encoding NAD-dependent epimerase/dehydratase family protein, with amino-acid sequence MVTLVTGATGLVGNNVVRCLLADGQPVRALVRTSSSPRALSGLRVELVRGSVCDPDDALRACQGVERVIHCAGYVQIGWSNLATHRAVNVGGTRNMASASRAVGARMVHVSSVDALGMGTREHPADENQGPSPHILCPYVTSKREAEQAVEREAAAGLDSVIVNPNFVLGPWDWKPSSGRMLLEIARGRGLIAPPGGNDFCDARDVAQGIVAAGARGQAGRRYILGGVPLSYVEAWQLFAKASGVRAPLAVAPQWLLRAAGLAGDAWGKLCRREPDVNSAATAISARPHHYSSARAIAELGYHVRDIRETVNDTWDWFVRAGYC; translated from the coding sequence GTGGTAACTTTGGTAACGGGGGCGACGGGGCTCGTGGGCAATAATGTCGTGCGTTGCTTGCTGGCCGATGGTCAGCCTGTCCGTGCGCTGGTGCGCACTTCGAGTTCTCCGCGTGCCCTCTCTGGCTTGCGGGTCGAATTGGTTCGCGGCAGCGTCTGCGATCCCGACGATGCGCTACGCGCTTGCCAGGGGGTGGAGCGTGTGATTCATTGCGCGGGCTACGTGCAGATCGGCTGGTCGAATCTCGCCACGCACCGCGCTGTCAACGTCGGCGGCACGCGCAACATGGCCTCGGCCAGCCGCGCGGTCGGCGCGCGGATGGTACACGTATCGAGCGTCGATGCGCTAGGTATGGGCACGCGCGAACATCCGGCCGATGAGAACCAGGGACCAAGTCCGCACATCCTCTGTCCCTATGTGACGTCCAAACGCGAAGCGGAACAGGCGGTCGAGCGCGAAGCCGCGGCCGGCCTCGACTCGGTAATCGTCAATCCGAACTTCGTCCTCGGCCCGTGGGATTGGAAACCCTCGTCCGGTCGAATGCTGTTGGAGATCGCGCGCGGGCGAGGGTTGATTGCACCCCCCGGCGGGAACGATTTCTGCGATGCGCGCGACGTCGCCCAGGGGATCGTTGCCGCCGGCGCGCGCGGCCAGGCGGGGCGCCGCTATATCCTGGGGGGCGTACCGCTCTCTTACGTCGAGGCCTGGCAACTCTTTGCCAAAGCGTCCGGTGTACGTGCTCCGTTGGCGGTCGCGCCCCAGTGGCTACTCCGCGCGGCAGGGCTTGCCGGAGACGCCTGGGGTAAATTGTGTCGCCGGGAGCCCGACGTCAATTCGGCCGCCACGGCGATCTCGGCCCGACCGCATCACTACTCGAGCGCCCGCGCCATCGCCGAATTGGGCTACCACGTCCGCGACATTCGCGAGACCGTGAACGATACCTGGGACTGGTTTGTGCGTGCGGGATATTGCTAG
- a CDS encoding penicillin acylase family protein — protein sequence MRSSFGWLLALVVSLPAAAATLEDYGPPATGAVKIVRDKFGVPHIIAGDSWSLFYGVGYCQAEDQLENLYVNLLRGQGRAAEREGFNQMIFDHLMRLLNIPQRAQEAYAVLTAEEREHLDAFAAGVNAYIAKNRVQVPDWITPIEPHEIVGFAMYVDTMFCISHCRDDLTRAGIKLVGLESLDRDRESAFGSNQFAVSPQRSASGAAQLSMDPHLPHSGFFRWYEMHLVSPEINVMGACFFGSPYVSMGRTVDTAWCMTVNAPDLGDVFTFEVNPENPQQYKGLAGWQEFEESKETYHVAMPSGATKQTMPCKRTDLGPVIKEQDGVAYVFALPLPEGPSRVRQLYQMAKAHDVQSFRSSLEPLGLAMFNIVYADKAGDIFYISNGRVPKRDTRISSHDLRPGDQEWARWQGFHTIDELPQVLNPKSGYLLNTNSGPQNVTPDEAPRSSDFVPYLMGQEANSRWRRLAELLAGDESIDWSEMHEYAVDTKLEAGTQHKDAIVSLLRAQLDSAGDARDTVAEAADVLERWDLRTDVDSRGAALFFHLWTNDAFVKAVEANEGPTAVKELLEVAADMRKQLGSLDAPWGDFSRIRRGEIEMGIAGCGIHRTRQGNETIGATLRPSGGEVKRGHRYLTAGSSYGMIVDFAGETQAVSCLPYGVSDHPQSPHFADQMSLYVAGKFKPAWFFPADVAANRESEIVLDTRP from the coding sequence ATGCGAAGCTCGTTCGGATGGCTCCTTGCGCTCGTCGTCTCACTTCCGGCCGCGGCGGCCACCCTGGAAGATTACGGACCGCCGGCGACCGGTGCGGTGAAAATCGTCCGCGATAAGTTCGGCGTGCCGCACATCATCGCCGGCGATAGCTGGAGTCTGTTCTACGGCGTGGGCTACTGCCAGGCCGAGGATCAGCTCGAGAACCTGTACGTCAATCTGCTGCGTGGGCAAGGCCGCGCCGCCGAGCGCGAGGGTTTCAATCAGATGATCTTCGATCATTTGATGCGGCTGCTCAATATTCCCCAACGCGCCCAGGAGGCCTACGCCGTTCTTACGGCAGAGGAACGCGAGCATCTCGATGCTTTCGCGGCCGGCGTGAATGCCTACATCGCCAAGAACCGCGTGCAGGTGCCCGACTGGATCACGCCGATCGAGCCGCACGAAATCGTCGGCTTTGCCATGTATGTCGACACGATGTTCTGCATTTCGCACTGCCGCGACGACCTGACCCGGGCCGGCATCAAGCTGGTGGGGCTCGAGAGCCTCGATCGCGATCGCGAATCGGCCTTCGGGTCGAACCAGTTCGCCGTCTCGCCCCAGCGCTCGGCGAGCGGCGCGGCGCAGCTTTCGATGGACCCGCACCTACCCCACTCGGGCTTCTTTCGCTGGTACGAGATGCACCTCGTCAGCCCCGAGATCAACGTGATGGGGGCCTGCTTCTTCGGCTCCCCTTATGTCAGCATGGGTCGCACTGTCGATACCGCCTGGTGCATGACGGTCAACGCCCCCGACCTGGGAGACGTCTTCACCTTCGAGGTGAACCCCGAGAATCCCCAGCAGTACAAGGGGCTCGCGGGCTGGCAGGAATTCGAAGAGTCGAAAGAGACCTACCACGTGGCGATGCCGAGCGGCGCCACCAAGCAGACGATGCCCTGCAAGCGCACCGATCTCGGACCGGTGATCAAAGAGCAGGACGGCGTGGCCTACGTCTTCGCGCTGCCGCTGCCTGAGGGTCCCAGCCGCGTACGGCAGCTTTATCAGATGGCCAAGGCGCACGACGTCCAGTCGTTCCGCTCGTCGCTCGAGCCCTTGGGGCTGGCGATGTTCAACATCGTCTACGCCGACAAGGCGGGCGATATCTTCTATATCTCGAACGGTCGCGTGCCGAAGCGCGACACGCGCATCAGCAGCCACGACCTGCGCCCGGGCGATCAAGAGTGGGCCCGCTGGCAGGGATTCCACACCATCGACGAGCTGCCGCAGGTGCTCAATCCCAAGAGCGGGTATCTGCTGAACACGAACAGCGGACCGCAGAACGTCACCCCCGACGAGGCGCCGCGGTCCAGCGACTTCGTGCCGTATTTGATGGGGCAAGAGGCGAACAGCCGCTGGCGCCGCCTGGCCGAGTTGCTCGCGGGGGATGAATCGATCGATTGGTCGGAAATGCACGAGTACGCCGTCGATACGAAGCTCGAGGCGGGCACTCAACACAAAGACGCTATCGTTAGCCTGCTGCGCGCGCAACTCGACAGCGCGGGCGATGCCCGCGATACCGTGGCTGAAGCGGCCGACGTGCTCGAGCGTTGGGATCTGCGCACCGATGTCGACTCGCGAGGCGCGGCGCTCTTCTTCCACCTGTGGACGAACGATGCCTTCGTCAAAGCCGTCGAGGCCAACGAGGGCCCCACCGCCGTGAAGGAACTGCTCGAGGTGGCCGCCGACATGCGCAAGCAACTCGGCTCGCTCGATGCCCCCTGGGGCGATTTCAGCCGCATTCGACGGGGCGAGATCGAGATGGGGATTGCCGGGTGCGGCATCCATCGCACGCGCCAGGGGAACGAAACGATCGGCGCCACGCTGAGACCCAGCGGGGGAGAGGTGAAACGCGGGCACCGCTATCTCACGGCCGGCTCGAGCTACGGCATGATCGTCGACTTTGCCGGCGAGACGCAGGCCGTCAGTTGCTTGCCCTATGGCGTGAGCGATCATCCGCAATCGCCCCATTTTGCCGATCAGATGTCGTTGTACGTCGCGGGCAAGTTCAAGCCGGCCTGGTTCTTTCCCGCCGACGTGGCCGCCAATCGCGAGTCGGAAATCGTGCTCGACACGCGTCCGTAA
- a CDS encoding (Fe-S)-binding protein gives MRMALMVTCLGDVLRPAAGKATVRLLRRLGHELEFPEQQTCCGQPFYNSGFFDQARELARHTIRVFEGAEAVVTPSGSCAAMVKLEFPRLFEQDQAWLRRAEDLAARTFELTDLLVNRLGVVDVGAAYEGRVTYHFACHLRGLGLVTEAETLIRHVRGTTYVPLVRQDQCCGFGGSFAVRYPQISGAMVDDKSNCITQTAADAVVSTDAGCLMNIGGRLHRQGRAIEVLHLAELLDRR, from the coding sequence ATGCGAATGGCGCTCATGGTGACCTGCCTGGGAGATGTGCTGCGGCCTGCCGCCGGCAAGGCGACCGTGCGCTTGTTGCGGCGTTTGGGTCACGAACTAGAGTTTCCCGAGCAGCAGACCTGTTGCGGGCAGCCCTTCTACAACAGCGGCTTCTTCGATCAGGCGCGCGAGCTGGCGCGGCACACGATCCGCGTGTTCGAGGGGGCCGAAGCGGTCGTTACCCCCTCGGGATCGTGCGCGGCGATGGTCAAGCTCGAGTTCCCGCGCCTCTTCGAGCAAGACCAGGCGTGGCTCCGCCGTGCCGAGGATCTGGCCGCACGCACGTTCGAGCTCACCGATTTGCTGGTCAATCGGCTCGGCGTCGTCGATGTGGGCGCCGCGTATGAGGGACGGGTCACCTATCACTTTGCCTGCCACCTGCGGGGACTGGGGCTTGTGACCGAGGCCGAGACGCTGATTCGACACGTGCGCGGTACAACCTATGTTCCCCTCGTCCGGCAGGACCAGTGCTGTGGCTTCGGCGGCTCGTTCGCCGTGCGCTATCCTCAGATCTCGGGGGCGATGGTCGACGACAAGTCGAATTGCATCACGCAAACGGCCGCCGACGCCGTCGTCTCGACCGACGCCGGTTGCCTGATGAACATCGGTGGCCGCTTGCACCGCCAGGGACGAGCGATCGAAGTATTGCACCTGGCCGAATTGCTCGATCGACGATGA
- a CDS encoding cobalamin-binding protein, with protein sequence MTLRPQRIASLLASSTEMLYALGLGDRLVAVSHECDFPAEAATKPRVTTTNVAASASSGEIDQQVQTMLQSGAALYEIDVERLAALQPDLIVTQAQCDVCAVRYEDVVRAVETHPALRQARIVAFNPMTLDDIFTDILRVGEAAGVAPVAAQYVAGLQARVENIRHRATSLGEEQRPRTACIEWIEPMMLAANWTPELVKIAGGKNLLTKAGVHSTWIEWPAVVALDPEVIVVGPCGFDLARTLEEATVLPALPGWSELTAVRAGRVYAVDGNAYFNRSGPRMVESLEILAHLLHPQLFGPPHLPDREPPYCRL encoded by the coding sequence ATGACCCTACGACCTCAGCGTATCGCGTCTCTTCTTGCCAGTAGCACCGAGATGCTCTACGCGCTGGGGCTGGGCGATCGCCTGGTGGCGGTGAGCCACGAGTGCGACTTTCCGGCCGAGGCGGCGACCAAGCCGCGCGTCACGACGACGAACGTCGCCGCGTCGGCCTCGAGTGGCGAGATCGACCAGCAGGTCCAGACGATGCTGCAGAGCGGCGCAGCGCTCTACGAGATCGACGTCGAGCGGCTGGCCGCCTTGCAGCCCGACTTGATCGTGACCCAGGCGCAATGCGACGTCTGCGCCGTGCGCTATGAAGATGTGGTCCGCGCCGTCGAGACGCATCCCGCGCTGCGGCAGGCGCGGATCGTGGCGTTCAACCCGATGACGCTCGACGACATCTTCACCGATATCCTGCGGGTGGGCGAGGCGGCGGGGGTCGCCCCGGTTGCGGCGCAGTATGTGGCCGGTCTGCAGGCGCGCGTCGAGAACATCCGTCACCGCGCGACGTCGCTAGGCGAGGAGCAGCGCCCGCGCACGGCGTGCATCGAGTGGATCGAACCCATGATGCTGGCGGCCAACTGGACGCCGGAACTGGTCAAGATTGCCGGTGGCAAGAATCTGCTCACCAAGGCAGGGGTTCACAGCACCTGGATCGAATGGCCCGCCGTGGTGGCGCTCGATCCCGAGGTGATCGTCGTCGGGCCGTGCGGGTTCGACCTGGCGCGGACGCTCGAAGAAGCAACGGTGCTGCCTGCGCTACCCGGCTGGTCTGAATTGACGGCGGTGCGTGCGGGCCGCGTCTATGCGGTCGACGGCAATGCCTATTTCAATCGCTCGGGACCACGAATGGTCGAGAGTTTGGAAATTCTGGCGCATCTATTGCACCCCCAGTTGTTCGGGCCGCCTCACCTGCCCGATCGCGAGCCCCCCTATTGCCGGCTGTGA
- a CDS encoding exo-alpha-sialidase produces the protein MKRTIGWGGCLLLWIGCLGAHGKLAEAADPRVEPLSPELHARCLQVLREALAGEEFWPAMHAAEALTLAGRGAEVVAALEPRFPQETDDQRRCGLVREMVRTGDRRQLDVLFDILANPGSNGRTHAAESLYKIAELGDGRLLRSAFAQSSDDRLRLMAAAALARGGNRAALAHLRDKLASPDVEIRKVAAWALGLLGDQQDVEPVAALLEREEQPLAKAYAAHALACLGDGRGRAALVANLSSPEVMVRTYAADFAGYGRATEARERLEALLDDPGVDVRVRAAQSLIALSLPPGALGLPVSVVPDDFAVDVYPATAEHPRYSEGSIAALADGSLLYATTEFVGGGADHATATIIGRTSIDGGRTWGEARLLQENVGRQNVMSVTLRRLPKSGDKADIAAALNGSVQAPLGMFYLVKNSHTDLDAYLRVSHDQGQSFGPPVLVTDEPGYHVMNNDRVTVLSSGRILCPVASCDDVSHGGEFRSWVFLSDDGGATWRGGKESVAMPQRGAMEPEVIELSDGRVLMIIRTQFGSIATSYSSDGGDTWSKPEKLSVPSPESPATIRRLPSTGDLLLVWNNVQPPPGAYGRRTPLTAAISSDEGGTWQHLRNLETSTDDTYAYTSVLFHRDGVLLSYYVAKEGTGRISSRFRSLPVSWFYASE, from the coding sequence ATGAAACGTACGATTGGGTGGGGCGGTTGCTTGTTGCTGTGGATCGGATGCCTGGGAGCGCACGGGAAGCTGGCCGAGGCAGCAGATCCGCGGGTCGAACCGCTGTCGCCCGAGCTGCACGCACGCTGCCTGCAGGTCTTGCGCGAGGCGCTCGCGGGGGAGGAATTCTGGCCTGCCATGCACGCCGCCGAAGCTTTGACGCTGGCAGGGCGAGGGGCAGAAGTTGTGGCCGCACTCGAGCCGCGATTCCCGCAAGAAACAGACGATCAGCGACGATGTGGCCTCGTCCGCGAAATGGTCCGCACCGGGGACCGCCGGCAACTCGATGTCCTGTTCGACATCCTGGCCAACCCCGGGTCGAACGGTCGCACGCACGCGGCCGAAAGCCTCTACAAGATCGCCGAGCTTGGCGATGGACGATTGCTACGTTCCGCGTTCGCCCAGTCGAGCGATGATCGCCTGCGGTTGATGGCCGCCGCCGCCCTGGCGCGGGGGGGCAACCGCGCGGCGCTGGCCCACCTGCGCGACAAGCTCGCCTCGCCGGACGTCGAGATTCGCAAGGTCGCCGCCTGGGCCTTGGGATTGCTGGGCGACCAGCAGGACGTCGAGCCGGTGGCCGCGCTGCTCGAGCGAGAAGAACAACCCCTAGCCAAAGCGTACGCGGCCCATGCGCTGGCCTGCCTGGGCGATGGACGCGGCCGCGCGGCGCTAGTGGCGAATCTGTCGTCCCCCGAGGTGATGGTTCGCACCTATGCGGCCGATTTTGCCGGGTATGGTCGCGCCACGGAAGCCCGCGAGCGGCTCGAGGCACTGCTCGATGATCCGGGCGTCGATGTGCGCGTCCGCGCGGCGCAGTCGTTGATCGCGCTATCGCTGCCCCCCGGGGCGCTCGGTCTGCCGGTGTCGGTCGTGCCCGACGATTTCGCCGTGGATGTCTATCCGGCAACAGCCGAGCATCCGCGATACAGCGAGGGTTCGATCGCGGCGCTCGCCGATGGTTCGCTGTTGTATGCCACAACCGAGTTCGTGGGGGGTGGTGCCGATCACGCGACCGCCACGATCATCGGACGTACTTCGATCGACGGTGGACGCACGTGGGGCGAAGCGCGGCTGCTGCAGGAGAACGTGGGGCGGCAGAACGTCATGTCGGTCACCCTGCGGCGGCTGCCGAAGTCGGGGGACAAGGCGGATATCGCGGCGGCGCTCAACGGCTCCGTGCAGGCGCCGCTCGGCATGTTCTACCTGGTGAAGAACTCGCACACCGATCTCGACGCCTATCTGCGCGTCTCGCACGATCAGGGACAATCGTTCGGTCCGCCGGTCCTCGTCACCGACGAGCCGGGCTACCACGTGATGAACAACGATCGCGTGACGGTGCTATCCAGCGGCCGCATTCTGTGCCCGGTCGCGTCGTGCGACGATGTCTCGCACGGCGGAGAGTTTCGGTCGTGGGTTTTCCTCTCGGATGACGGCGGCGCCACGTGGCGGGGAGGCAAGGAATCGGTCGCCATGCCGCAGCGCGGCGCCATGGAGCCCGAGGTGATCGAACTCAGCGACGGGCGCGTCTTGATGATTATCCGCACGCAGTTCGGCTCGATCGCCACGAGTTATTCCTCCGACGGCGGCGACACGTGGAGCAAGCCAGAAAAACTCTCGGTTCCTTCGCCCGAATCGCCGGCAACGATCCGCCGCCTTCCATCGACGGGGGACCTGCTGCTCGTCTGGAACAACGTCCAGCCGCCGCCGGGGGCCTATGGCCGGCGCACGCCCCTCACCGCGGCCATTTCTTCGGACGAAGGAGGCACCTGGCAGCACCTCCGCAACCTGGAAACCAGCACCGACGACACCTACGCCTACACGAGCGTGCTCTTCCACCGCGATGGGGTGTTGCTCAGCTACTACGTGGCGAAAGAGGGGACGGGGCGTATCTCGTCCCGTTTCCGCTCGCTGCCGGTGTCGTGGTTCTATGCGTCGGAATAG
- a CDS encoding PadR family transcriptional regulator → METIRGDQLRGHLEGLILASLEREAAHGWDIWRRLEQASGGALAIKEGSLYPALYRLEQQGLIAAQWDAEGAARSGPRRRVYRLTAKGRRRLAAARNEWQQFVAVLGQLLGTPA, encoded by the coding sequence ATGGAAACCATTCGCGGCGATCAACTGCGCGGACATCTGGAAGGGCTGATCCTCGCCTCCCTCGAGCGCGAGGCCGCCCACGGCTGGGATATCTGGCGGCGACTGGAGCAGGCGAGCGGCGGGGCGCTGGCCATCAAAGAGGGGTCGCTTTATCCGGCTCTCTATCGACTGGAGCAGCAAGGGCTCATTGCCGCGCAGTGGGATGCGGAGGGTGCGGCACGCTCCGGACCACGACGCCGAGTGTATCGTCTTACTGCCAAGGGGCGGCGGCGTCTGGCCGCTGCCCGGAACGAATGGCAACAGTTTGTTGCCGTTTTGGGCCAATTATTGGGAACGCCTGCATGA
- a CDS encoding MFS transporter: MKSPDFIRTTRSKTIPAPQVTLSAPPGVRRWMVRLPFYYGWVNVVCAAFAMLATLPGRTQGLGLITEPLLADLQLDRTTYAQINLWATLLGSLACLPVGRWVDRYGSRRVLALVIAGLGLTVWGMSGVQTVAVLAILVMLTRALGQSALSVVSISLVGKWFRRRISLAMGVYAVLVGFLFATAFGLVGYAVREQGWRTAWWEISLVLLVGLLPLFWLLVRSTPEEVGLAPDRREERADDQADAQGLSLGDSLRTPAFWIFALATSFYGLAVSGIGLFNEAILLELGFDTETYHATLVVGALVGLLSQFAAGWIGAVWSLRRLMSLAMGLYAAALVWLPFVTSYGEVMTNAVLMGAAGGMVTVVFFAIWAEYFGRLHLGRIQGAAQMLTVLASAIGPLLFAECEARTGSYAPIFFTLAPIVLALGAAAWFAVVPGSSTDEFPETV; this comes from the coding sequence TTGAAGTCGCCTGATTTCATTCGCACGACAAGGAGCAAGACGATTCCCGCACCGCAAGTCACGCTCTCGGCCCCTCCGGGGGTACGCCGCTGGATGGTCCGCCTCCCCTTCTATTACGGCTGGGTGAATGTCGTCTGCGCGGCGTTTGCCATGCTGGCGACGCTGCCGGGCCGCACGCAGGGACTGGGGCTCATCACCGAACCGTTGTTGGCCGATTTGCAGCTCGACCGCACCACGTATGCCCAGATCAATCTCTGGGCAACCCTGCTCGGTTCGCTGGCCTGTCTCCCGGTCGGACGCTGGGTCGACCGCTATGGATCGCGGCGCGTGCTGGCGCTGGTCATCGCTGGGTTGGGTCTGACGGTGTGGGGCATGAGCGGCGTGCAGACGGTGGCCGTCCTGGCGATCCTCGTCATGCTTACCCGCGCGCTTGGGCAGAGCGCGCTCTCGGTGGTGAGCATCTCGCTCGTGGGCAAGTGGTTTCGCCGCCGCATCAGCCTGGCGATGGGGGTTTACGCCGTGCTCGTCGGCTTTCTCTTCGCGACGGCGTTTGGACTCGTCGGCTATGCAGTGCGCGAGCAAGGGTGGCGCACCGCATGGTGGGAGATCTCGCTCGTCCTGCTCGTGGGCCTGTTGCCGCTGTTCTGGCTGCTCGTCCGCAGCACGCCCGAGGAAGTAGGGCTCGCGCCCGATCGACGCGAGGAACGGGCCGATGACCAAGCCGACGCGCAGGGGCTGTCGCTGGGCGATTCGCTGCGCACGCCGGCGTTTTGGATCTTCGCGCTGGCGACGTCGTTCTACGGCCTGGCCGTCTCCGGCATCGGCTTGTTCAACGAAGCGATCCTGCTCGAACTCGGCTTCGACACCGAGACCTACCACGCGACGCTCGTCGTCGGCGCACTCGTCGGGCTGCTAAGCCAGTTTGCCGCGGGTTGGATCGGCGCGGTCTGGTCGCTGCGCCGCTTGATGTCGCTGGCGATGGGACTTTATGCCGCCGCGCTCGTGTGGTTGCCCTTCGTGACAAGCTACGGCGAGGTCATGACCAACGCCGTGCTGATGGGGGCTGCCGGGGGCATGGTGACGGTGGTCTTCTTTGCCATCTGGGCCGAATACTTCGGGCGTCTGCACCTGGGACGCATCCAGGGGGCGGCGCAAATGCTGACCGTGTTGGCCTCGGCGATCGGGCCACTCCTGTTCGCCGAGTGCGAGGCACGCACCGGATCGTACGCCCCGATCTTCTTCACGCTCGCGCCGATCGTGCTGGCCCTGGGCGCCGCCGCCTGGTTCGCAGTGGTGCCAGGGAGTAGCACCGACGAGTTTCCGGAGACGGTTTAA
- a CDS encoding sodium-translocating pyrophosphatase gives MNYKKLVFWSLGTLLLFAAQPALASEANLAIPDLHAGTFTIAGTEITAWNLLFYGSFVIAFTLGISLYLRAQIQRLPAHKSMLDIAEVIFQTCKTYLIQQGKFLLMLFAIIASAMTYYFMALQGEGLDTVLLVLLFSVVGMIGSYWVAWYGIRVNTWANARTAFASLRSEPWDVVNIPLRAGMSIGLFLISLELIMMVIILLFVNREIVGYCFLGFAIGESLGASALRIAGGIFTKIADIGSDLMKIVFQVKEDDPRNPGVIADCTGDNAGDSVGPTADAFETYGVTGVALISFITLAVADINIQAKLIVWIFAMRFLMDFMSGVSYFLNQGISEKKYKGLSEFNFEEPLTRLIWIAAILCISTSFGMSWLLIGDLSVAQADGSTLALPALWWQLALIISCGTLAAVLIPEFTKIFTSSHSKHVHEVVTASREGGSSLTILSGLVAGNFSAFWCGMLITGLMTGAFFVSQFELMNVLGTNASIFAFGLVAFGFLCMGPVTIAVDSYGPVTDNAQSIFELAQTEHIPGIKEEIQRDFGFTPDFERGKHYLEANDSAGNTFKATAKPVLIGTAVVGATTMIFAIILLLEKAGMLHLSLTDAPVLLGFISGGAVIFWFAGASIQAVTTGAYRAVAFIKKNMDLSKTAADIEDSKTVVRICTEYAQSGMWNIFIALMSITLAFAFFDPNFFVAYLISIAVFGLFEAIFMANAGGAWDNAKKLVEVDLKEKNTPLHEATVVGDTVGDPFKDTTSVALNPIIKFSTLFGLLAVEIAIEIKEKAHVESTSDFTPYVGAVMLAISLIFIWRSFYSMRIPKEV, from the coding sequence ATGAACTACAAGAAGCTAGTTTTCTGGTCCCTTGGCACCCTACTCTTGTTCGCGGCACAGCCGGCACTGGCCAGCGAAGCCAACCTGGCCATTCCCGATCTGCACGCCGGTACGTTTACCATCGCGGGCACGGAAATCACGGCCTGGAATCTTCTCTTCTACGGTTCGTTCGTGATTGCCTTCACCTTGGGAATCAGCCTCTATTTGCGAGCGCAAATCCAGCGTTTACCAGCCCACAAGTCGATGCTCGACATCGCGGAAGTCATCTTCCAAACCTGCAAGACCTACCTCATTCAGCAGGGCAAGTTCCTGCTGATGTTGTTCGCGATCATTGCCTCGGCCATGACCTACTACTTCATGGCACTCCAGGGTGAAGGGCTCGATACGGTATTGCTCGTGCTGCTCTTCTCGGTGGTGGGCATGATCGGCTCCTATTGGGTGGCCTGGTATGGCATTCGCGTCAACACTTGGGCCAACGCACGCACGGCCTTCGCCTCGCTGCGCAGCGAACCGTGGGACGTGGTCAACATTCCCCTCCGCGCGGGCATGTCGATCGGTCTGTTCCTCATCTCGCTCGAACTGATCATGATGGTCATCATCCTGCTGTTCGTGAACCGCGAGATCGTCGGTTACTGCTTCCTGGGCTTCGCGATCGGCGAGTCGCTCGGCGCTTCGGCCCTGCGTATCGCGGGGGGTATCTTCACGAAGATCGCCGACATCGGCTCCGACCTGATGAAGATCGTCTTCCAGGTGAAGGAAGACGACCCGCGCAACCCGGGCGTGATCGCCGACTGCACGGGGGACAATGCCGGTGACTCGGTCGGTCCCACGGCCGACGCCTTCGAGACCTACGGCGTGACCGGCGTGGCCCTCATTTCGTTCATCACGTTGGCGGTGGCCGATATCAACATCCAGGCCAAGTTGATCGTGTGGATCTTCGCCATGCGGTTCTTGATGGACTTCATGTCGGGTGTTTCTTACTTCTTGAATCAGGGTATCTCCGAGAAGAAGTACAAGGGACTGTCGGAGTTCAACTTCGAGGAACCTTTGACGCGGCTGATCTGGATTGCCGCCATCCTTTGTATCTCGACTTCGTTCGGCATGAGCTGGCTGTTGATCGGCGACCTGAGCGTGGCTCAGGCCGACGGCTCGACACTCGCGTTGCCCGCATTGTGGTGGCAGCTCGCGCTCATTATCAGTTGCGGCACGCTGGCCGCGGTGCTGATTCCCGAGTTCACCAAGATCTTCACCAGCTCGCACTCGAAGCACGTGCATGAAGTGGTCACCGCCTCGCGCGAGGGTGGCTCGTCGCTGACGATCCTCTCGGGCCTGGTGGCGGGCAACTTCAGCGCCTTCTGGTGCGGCATGCTGATCACGGGACTCATGACCGGGGCCTTCTTTGTCAGCCAGTTCGAACTGATGAATGTGCTGGGTACGAATGCTTCGATCTTTGCCTTCGGTCTGGTCGCCTTCGGCTTCCTCTGCATGGGGCCGGTCACGATCGCCGTGGACAGCTACGGCCCGGTGACCGACAACGCCCAGAGTATTTTCGAGCTGGCTCAGACCGAGCACATCCCGGGCATCAAGGAAGAGATTCAGCGCGACTTTGGTTTCACGCCCGACTTCGAACGGGGCAAGCACTATCTCGAAGCGAATGACTCGGCAGGCAACACGTTCAAGGCGACGGCCAAGCCGGTGCTCATTGGCACCGCCGTGGTAGGCGCCACGACGATGATTTTCGCCATCATCCTGCTGCTCGAGAAGGCTGGCATGCTGCACCTCAGCCTGACCGACGCGCCGGTCCTGCTGGGCTTCATCAGCGGCGGCGCCGTGATCTTCTGGTTCGCCGGTGCCTCGATTCAAGCCGTGACGACCGGCGCCTATCGGGCCGTGGCCTTCATCAAGAAGAACATGGACCTCTCGAAGACGGCCGCCGACATCGAAGACTCGAAGACCGTGGTCCGCATCTGCACCGAGTACGCTCAGTCGGGCATGTGGAATATCTTCATCGCCCTGATGTCGATCACCTTGGCCTTCGCCTTCTTCGATCCGAACTTCTTCGTGGCCTACCTGATCTCGATCGCCGTGTTCGGCCTGTTCGAGGCGATCTTCATGGCCAACGCCGGTGGCGCCTGGGATAACGCCAAGAAGCTGGTCGAGGTCGACCTCAAGGAAAAGAACACGCCGCTGCACGAGGCGACGGTCGTGGGCGATACGGTGGGCGACCCATTCAAGGACACCACGTCGGTGGCTTTGAACCCCATCATCAAGTTCTCGACCCTTTTCGGGCTGCTGGCCGTCGAGATCGCCATCGAGATCAAGGAAAAGGCGCATGTCGAGTCGACCAGCGACTTCACGCCCTACGTCGGCGCGGTCATGCTCGCCATCTCGTTGATCTTTATCTGGCGTTCGTTCTACTCCATGCGTATTCCGAAGGAAGTCTGA